AAACGGTTTTTTTTATCGATGAAATTCATCGCTTCCACAAAGGCCAGCAAAGTGTTTTATTGCCTTATGTCGAATCTGGAGTTGTTGTCCTCATTGGTTCAACCACTGAAAATCCTTCTTTCGAGGTAATTGGACCACTATTGTCTCGAACTCAAGTTATTGTTTTTAAAAAAATATCAAATTTAGAATTAGTTAAATTATTGAAAACAGCCATTGAAAGTGAGAAAGGTTTAAATATCCCGCATTTAAAAGTAGAAGATGGTGTTCTGGAAAGTATTGCAGAATTAGCTGATGGGGATGCCCGACAAGCACTCAACCTGATCGAGATTGTCGTCAGCATATCACAAAAACAAAATTTACCAATAACGATTTCAATGGTAGGCGATATTCTTCAAAAACAATCATTTCTTTACGATAAAAGTGGCGAAGAACATTACAATATGCTATCAGCGTTTCACAAAAGTCTGCGAGGAAGTGATCCGGATGGAGCAGTTTATTGGATGTGTCGGATGATGGAAGCTGGAGAGCACCCTCATTCCATTTTTAGGCGATTAATTGCCTGTGCATCAGAAGATATAGGAAATGCCGACCCTCGAGCCCTGCAAGTTGCCGTAGCTGCTCAACAAGCTTACGATTTTCTTGGAGAACCGGAAGGAAGGTTGTCGATGGCGCAAGCGACTCTCTATATAGCCAGTGCTCCTAAAAGTAATGCTTCTTATAAAGCTTTGCACCAAGCAACAGCTGATGTGCGTGAACACGGTTCTCTACCGGTTCCGCTCCATTTAAGGAATGCTCCTACTCAATTGATGAAAAGCGCAGGTTATGGGAAAGAGTATAAATATGCTCATGATTTCCCTGGAGCTTTTGTTGAACAAGAGTTTTTACCACGCGAACTTATCAAAAGAGTTTATTATCAACCTTCAACTCGAGGTTATGAAAAAATGATCCGCAGCTGGCTTCGTCAACTGTGGAAATCAAAAAATTACAACGATTAATCCGCTCTTGATATAATAAGAGAAATTCATGCTTTTAAATAGAGCTAGATGACAATGAAAACCAAGATTCGGCATGCCATGGCATGCCGCTACATTAATCGGGCGCAATAAATTGCGCCCCTACATTTTTTTAATTCTTTTGTAGGGGATTGATTTATTATACCCGTGTATTTTAAGAATAGAAAAAAGTGAGAAAACGAGGATGGGGTTTTAATATTTACTATTTATTTATTACCCACAACTCACTTTTCATTGTATTTACAGGATTTAAGAAATAAACTAAAATAGCTTGTTATTAAGCCTTATGATTTAAATAATAAATAGCCAATATAATGATTATTCAGTTTGGAGGGTTATAAATGATAAAAAAAGCCTATATCGGTGTTGATCTCGGTGGAACTAATACCAAAATTGCCATTGTAGACGACCGAGGATCAATCATTGATCGATCAATGATACCGACTCAGGCAATGCGACCAGCGGAAAATGTGGTTGAAGATATTGCCGCTGAAGCAAAACGTTTAAAAAAAGAGGCGGAACTCAAAGAATTCAAAGTCTATTCACTTGGTATAGGTATTCCTGGATTAATTGATTGGAATCGTGGAATATGCCTGCTTTTACCCAACTTTCCTAATAAATGGAAACATATTCCAATAAAAGAATGGTTAGAAGAAAAGCTTTCTCTTCCGGTTGCGGTTATTAATGATGTGCGAGCTATTACCTTGGCTGAAAAGCGTTTTGGAGCAGGAAAAAATGTTAAAAGTTTAATCCTCATGGCAATAGGAACTGGGATTGGTGGGGGAGTGGTTATCGATGGTAACTTATACATTGGAAAAGACGGGAGTGCCGGTGAACTTGGTCATATCATCGTAGAGCCAGGCGGAATAAAATGTGGATGTGGAAACCGGGGATGCTTAGAATCATATGCCTCAGGTCCTTCCATCGTTGCTCAAGCTCTTCGTTCTTTGGTTCAACAGAATGATACTATAATTCGGGATATGATAAATGGAGATCTTAACTTAGTAACTCCAAAAATCATTGCCGATGCAGCAGTGGCCGGTGATGAAATAGCCAGAGATATTATCAAACAATCCGGTTTTTATATTGGTGTTGCCTTGTCTTCGACTTGTGTGGTTGTGAACCCAGAAATGATTATTATCGGTGGGGGAGTAGCACAAGCTGGCCGTCTTTTATTTGAGAGTATTGCCAACAGCCTAAAAGAAAACCTACACATGGTTCCGGTAAGTACTATTCAGTTCACAGAAACCGAATTAGGTATGGATGCTGGAGTCATTGGAACAGCTACTTGGTCTAAGGAAAAACTCCTAAAAGGAGAAATTGAATAAGATTCAGAATAATATTTTGTATCTTCAACAAAAATATTATTCTGACAATTCTCAAAGTAAAAAGAGGTGAGTTGTGGACGGATCTTTAGGATTAATATCTATTTTCGGTAGCGCTTTCTTGATTGGCTTTTCTGGTGCCCTTATGCCTGGACCCATGTTTGCGCTGGTTTTATCAGGAAGCTCAAGATCCGGTTTTAAGGCTGGTCCACTTACAGTTTTAGGGCATGGAATATTAGAATTGGCTTTGGTTATTGGATTAGTTCTTGGTCTTGGCTCTATACTTCAAAATGAAACAGTTTTTAAGATAATTGGGATTGTAGGAGGTGGGGTTTTAGTCTATCTGGGAGTTGATATGATTCGAAGCCTGCGACAAGTTAGAATCGATCTTAAAAAAGATGGGAAAGATCCGGATAAAAGTCTTATATTACATGGAATCATTACTAGTCTTTCCAATCCCTATTGGGTAATGTGGTGGGCGACCATTGGAATGGCACTCATGCTTTCTACTTCCAAATATCGTCTCTGGGGAGTAGTGGTATTTTTTATTGGTCACATTTTGGCTGATTTGGTTTGGTATAGTTCGGTTTCATTTGCTGTTGACCGTGGACGAAAATTCCTTTCGCAAAAAGTGTATCAAAATATTGTTGCAGTCTGTGGAGTCTTATTAATCGGGTTCGGAATCTATTTTGTTTATGGAGCGGTATAATGATCAAATTAAAGCTCGAGCCGGTTCCCTATCGATACCATGAGACAGTTTTTGTTTATTGGGAATATGAATTAGAAGATTTATTAACACTTTGTTTTTTCCCTTTTCCATCCTTAAGCACTTATCTTATCGAATCGGTAGGAAAAGGAACCGGTTCTTCAGCAGAGATTAATTTAGTCTGCGAGGATAAGAGAATAAAAATTTGGCTTCCAGTAAATCGTTTTTCTGACGATCTTTTTAAAAGAATTGATGAAATTTTAAAAGAGAATATTCGAATTCTTATAGAAGAAGTCATGTTTTAGTTTAAGTTAAAAAATAAGCAAGGCATAATGCTCCAAATATTATTCGATAATAGCCGAAAGGTTTCAATTCCTTATTTTGAACAATTTTCAACAACAAAAAACAAGCGATCAAACCGGAGACAAATGCTGTAATAAAACCGGGTAAAATTGTTATCCAAGAGAATTGTCCTACGGTTTTAACTTCCATTAATCCTTTGACAAAAGCTCCTCCAATAGTGGTTATTGAAAGAAGAAAAGAAAAAAACACTGCATCTTCTCGGCGAAAACCAAGGAGGAGGGCAGTAATTAAAGTAATTCCCGAGCGAGAAACTCCGGGAATGAGAGCTAGTGCCTGGGATAATCCTATTAAGAGAGCTGAATTCCAATTCATTTCTTCTAAATATCGACTTCCTCTTTCTTTGATAAAAAAGAAAATTAATCCAACTGCAATCAAAATTGCCGCTATCAATCCATAGTTATTTCTGACTTGATTTTCCACGCTGAATTCAAAAAGCGTTCCAAAAATACCGGCAGGTATGGTGGCCAAAATTACATACCAAATTATCGAAGGTTTTTTCCATAAGCGATGATATTGAGGAATCATAAATAAAAGAACCGCAAACAGAGTGCCTCCGTGGAGCAGGACATCAAACCATAAATCCGGATCCCCAAAGCCGAGAATAGGGCGGAGAAGAATGAGATGGGCTGAGGAAGATACTGGAAGAAATTCGGTTAAACCTTGTATTAGTCCGAGTAATATTGATTGAATTGGATTCATGTTTCCTCCTAAAATTATTATAATTGAATGAAGTTAATTCTATTCATTATATCTAAAGATAGGAAGATCTTGACCGATATATTAATAATAAAGAATTTTTTTCGCAAATTTTTTATAATATTCGTCCAAAAGGTTTACCAAAAAGAAAATATAAAATACTATTTTATTATCCAAAGCCAAGGAGGTGTAAAATGAAAAGAAATTTAATTACTATATTTTTTGCTTTTGCTATTATTTCTTTAGTTATTGTCGCTGGTTGTGCGCCCTCACAACCACCAACTCCAACTTATGTTCCCCCCACAAACTTGTAGCCTTACTATTTATTCCCAGTGTTTCGATTGTTATGGGTATGTTTGGGTTGATGGAAAATCTACAGGCAAATACCTCAATTATAATGGGATGGTTCAAGTAACTGTTCCTTGTGGAGTTGTATCGGTTGAACTAAGAGATGAATGGGGTTATGTTAGTGATCCGAGAATTATTCAAACCCCTCAAACATCTATATTAATATTTGATTACTTTTGGAACTAAACAGCTAATTTATAAATATTAAAAAATTTTTTTTTGATGTTTCTTTAAAAAATCACCGTGGCTCAAACCATGGTGATTTTTATAATAAAACTTAGAATAGGAACTAAATAAATGAAAAACAAAAAAATTGATAAGGTCGTAATAATTTTTTTATTATTAATTTTTGTAATCACATTAACTTCATGCCTACCAAAATACCCTAATGATAACCCTAGCCAAAGCCCAACTCCTCGACCATCACCGGGTGCTTATTCAACCGCTTGGACCATCATGATTTATGTCGATGGTGATAATGACCTTGATCCCTATGCTATTCAAAATATTAATTCCATGGAATTGGTAGGTTCAACTGATAAAGTAAAAATTATTGTTCAATACGATTCCTATGGATATGCCGGAGCTCGAAGATACTACATTACCAAAGATTATGATCAAGTAAATATTAATTCACCAATTATTGAAGATATTGGTGAAGTTAATATGGGGACCGGTGAAACCTTGGTTGATTTTATCCAATTTTGTACCAAGAATTATCCTGCTCAGAAATACTCTTTAATTCTATGGAATCATGGAGGCGGATTTAAAAGACCTGGTTCCCTGCAAAAGGATATTTGTTGGGATGAAACATCCGGCGATGATGCTTTGACCATTCCCGAAGTTGAGCATGCGTTAAACCAATCGGGTGCCTATTTTGATCTTTTAGCTATGGATGCGTGCTTAATGGGAATGTTAGAAGTGGCATACGAAGTAAGAAATCATACCGAAATATTTGTTGCATCGGAAGACAATGTCCCCGGAGAAGGATTTAACTATCAACATTTCCTTGAAAATTTAATCGCCTCTCCCAACATGGGTCCAGATAGTTTAGCTCGGATTATGATTGATTCGTATATTTCTCATTATCCTTTTGGAACAACTCTGACTTTATCAGCGGTAAATTCTCTTCTGCTATCCACTCTTACCCATGAGGTCAACAATTTAGCAATGGCGATAATACATGATAATAGTACCTCTAAAGAGGTCTACCGGAATATTATTACCCGAGAAACCATCTGTTTTGAAGATGTTGATTTTATTGATTTAGATGATTTTGCTTTAAAATTATTAGGACATCCTCAAGTACTGAGTTCTCAAGTAAAATATTCTGCCCAACGGGTATTAAATCAAGTTTCCAATGCGATTTTATACAATAGAAGCCAAGGAAACAATAGTTACTGGACCTTGAATAATGCTCAAGGATTAAGTATTTATTTACCTATCTTTACTAAATATGTAGAGAAGTATCAAAACCTTCAATTTGCCAATAACACCAATTGGGATGACCTGATCCGGCATCTTGCTGTAGGTGGATATCGGTAATTTAGGATAAATACTTAAGCCTCATTGATGGTACCAGGTGAGGATGAAAATAAAGATTCGAGATGCCATAGCAGGTTGCTACATTAATTAAAGAATGGGCACAATACATTGTGCCCCTACAATTTTATATTTTTTTTGTAGGGGCTTGGTTTATCATGCCCATTCCAAATCCGTCATTGCGGGGAGACTAACCGTTCTTGGGTTGTACAACGTGGCAATCTCATCCACCCACTCCGTCATTCAGAGGAGCGTATATTGCGACGTGAGAATTTCATCCTTTATCCTTTTCTTTAAAATTTTTCTTAGAATAATCAGGAAAAACTGAAAGGCACCCTCCCCGCCGCGAAGCGTCACCCCTCCAAGGAGGGGAATTGTTGAATTCATTCCCCCATTGAGGGGGGATTCAGGGGGGTGTGCCTTTTTCTTTTTGTTTATTCTTTTTTCACCAATATTGGTATTCTAAGAATAGAAATTGAGAAAAATCATCTTTCCTTCTTCGATATTAATGCTTCTTTCTCACTCCTCACTCTTTCCTTGTTCTTCTGATTGATTCCTTCTATAATTTATATGAATGATATATGGAGGTTTTATTTTGACTGAAATTCTTGAAACTACTAAAAAAAACTTACTCAAAGCTGCTGAAGCTATACGCCAAAACGGTTTAGTTGCTTTCCCAACCGAAACGGTTTATGGTCTTGGAGGATGTGCTTTTTCTGAAAAGGCAATCGTAAAAATTTTCGAAGTTAAGAAAAGACCACGTTTTGACCCACTCATCGTGCATATCGCCGAGAAGGATGATTATAAATTATTGTGTAGTACCATACCATCAACAGCTGAAAAGTTAATCGAGGCTTTTTGCCCTGGTCCCTTGACTCTCGTGCTCCCTAAAAGAGAGAAGGTTCCTGACATTGTAACTTCTGGTTTAGATACTGTTGCGGTACGGATGCCTTCCCATCCAATCGCCTTGCAACTCATCCAATATTCCAAGTGTCCAATTGCTGCTCCCAGTGCCAATCGTTTTGGACACGTAAGTCCTACCCGAGCGGAAGATGTTCTTTCTGACCTCGGAGATTCAGTCGATTTCATCTTAGATGGAGGACCAACCCTGGTTGGGGTAGAGTCAACAGTAGTTTTTGTAACCGAAGAAGAAATCATACTCCTTCGACCAGGAGGAATACCTATTGAAGATATCGAGAAAGTCATAGGAAAGGTCAATATCAAAAAGAAAATGTTAAGGTTATTATCACCTGGTCTCACAAAAAAACACTATTCACCAAAAACTCCCTTATACATATACGAAGGAAACCTTGAGGAACTCGTCAAAATTAATAGAGATGATTATGCTCTGTTAACTCCTGCGCCTTTATTGGTAAACGACATCACCATTTATCCTTTGAGTCAAGCTGGTGATGTGAAAGAAATTGCCGCTAATCTATTTCATCAACTCCGCAAATTGGAAAGAATGGATTATAGGGCTATCATTGCAATTCCAGTGAAACAAAGTGGTTTGGGTCATGCAGTTATGGATCGGTTAATCCGGGCGTCAACAGGAACTGTAAAAATTGAAAATCAAAAGTTTGTTTTCATTGACAGGTAAGCAATTAAAAAGGTAAGATACCAATGAAATAAATCAAGGGGGTAAAACCATGAAAAAGGTAAAAGTATTGTTTTTAATAACAGCGGTTATGGTTACATTGGTAATCGCTGGGTGTGGAGTGGTTATCGATGTCCCTATAACTCCTTCAACTGGACCTATCAGGATTTGCACCAATAGTCCCTCGATATATGGAAATCTCTATGTAGACAACAGCTCTTGGGGCATAATTGATGGTGCTAATGTGGTCGGAACATCTTGTCTGGGGGGAACTGTCACTTTTGGAAGAACTTATTTCGTTGAAGTCGTAGATTATAGTTTTGGCACGGGGAGTTATTGCTGCCGTTACATTACACCACAATTTAGTGGACAGGTATTTTATCTACCTTAAATCAATATTTTTATTTGTAATTAAATAAAATTAAAACATTACAAAGGACACCAACCGAATGTCCAAAAAATGTATACTCATTGTAATATTAATTGCACTTCTTCTGGTTTTTTTAATTACTGTTTCTGGTTGTGATTTTTTAGGTTTTGGTGTAAGGGTTAGTACTGGAATCGGTAAATTATTCTTCGATTCTACTGATCCACTGGTCTATGGTGAAGTATATGTTGACAGCATTCATATTGGATACTTAAAACCATTTGATAGGATTAGTACGTTTGTTGCCCTTGATTTTGATCATGAAGTCTGGATTCGAAGTAGTTATGGAGCTGAATACCGGTGGAAATTTAGAGCACCTTTTACAGCTTCACAAATTATTCCTTTAACTCTTGATGCTATAATAAGACCTTAGTTTTTCCAAGGAGGCGCGAACTATGAGTAATCACGCCTCCTTATTCTATTCTCTCATTTATTCCTTCAAAATTAAGTCATATCCGCGATTGGGAGCTTTCATAGTTAAAAGTCGATAAGGAGCAGCTTTTTCATATTGTAAAAAAAGTATTTCTCCCGCTAAAGTATATTTTAATTGAACCGACTTTTCATCTTCATCTATCTTAACGATTTTTCCCGTCCAAATCATACCCGATGCCGGGATGAGAACCGGAAACTGTCGATTGGGAAATTCGCCAGAATTTTCTAAACCGGGGAGAAAAAATACCTGTTCCATATCGAAGATTGGAAAGGAAGTTTTTAGAGATACTTCTTTTCTACCATAAGGGGATATTAAAATCACATTCACTCTTTCCTGGTTATATTGAGCTTCAATTATGATTTCGCCTTCAGATATTTTCAACCACTTTTTGGAAAGTATAGGAGATAAATTCTTCCGATTAATAACCAGCTCTATGTCTTTTTGGGGATTTTCGTTTTGATTGGTGGAAAAAAATGAACGGAAAAGCACTTCTTGATTGGTGGTTTCAATTTCATAAATCATCTCACCCAAAATTATATCTCTCGAAGCAATTGAATATTTTAAGATTTCAATTGCTTCGAGAGTTGGCTGGAATAAATATATAAAAATTATGACCCAGATGAACCCGAAACTTTTTCCAAACTTTCTTTTTTGATCTCTAATTCTTTTTTCTCTTGATGACGATACGCTATCCATAAAAATACGCCTCCTAAAATAAAGAGAAGGGGTAGTATACTAATCACATAAACTGCCGAGAAAAAGGCAAAGGATGGTACATATTGAAAAAGCACTCGAACTAAAGCGTCAATTTCTAAAATGCAAAAAGCAAAAATAATCGATAGGAAACCAGCAAATTTTTGATTCTTTTGCAGTCTTATAAAACCAATTCCTAAAAAGCCACTGCTAACAATAATGATGAGAATTTGAAGGATTTCCTGAGCTATAAAGAAACCAGTTATAAAATTAGAAAATTGGCTATATCCAAAAAAGGAACTGAGTGGATGATACCATACTAAAATAACATTCCGGAAAAAACGCCCGCAACCTAAACTGACTCCAATGAATAAAAAATATCTGAAAAGTTCAACCCCACTTTTTTTAATTTTTTTTAATAAAAAAAGCACACTGGCAGATATTAAAA
This genomic interval from Candidatus Atribacteria bacterium ADurb.Bin276 contains the following:
- the ywlC gene encoding Threonylcarbamoyl-AMP synthase, with the protein product MTEILETTKKNLLKAAEAIRQNGLVAFPTETVYGLGGCAFSEKAIVKIFEVKKRPRFDPLIVHIAEKDDYKLLCSTIPSTAEKLIEAFCPGPLTLVLPKREKVPDIVTSGLDTVAVRMPSHPIALQLIQYSKCPIAAPSANRFGHVSPTRAEDVLSDLGDSVDFILDGGPTLVGVESTVVFVTEEEIILLRPGGIPIEDIEKVIGKVNIKKKMLRLLSPGLTKKHYSPKTPLYIYEGNLEELVKINRDDYALLTPAPLLVNDITIYPLSQAGDVKEIAANLFHQLRKLERMDYRAIIAIPVKQSGLGHAVMDRLIRASTGTVKIENQKFVFIDR
- the uppP gene encoding Undecaprenyl-diphosphatase; translation: MNPIQSILLGLIQGLTEFLPVSSSAHLILLRPILGFGDPDLWFDVLLHGGTLFAVLLFMIPQYHRLWKKPSIIWYVILATIPAGIFGTLFEFSVENQVRNNYGLIAAILIAVGLIFFFIKERGSRYLEEMNWNSALLIGLSQALALIPGVSRSGITLITALLLGFRREDAVFFSFLLSITTIGGAFVKGLMEVKTVGQFSWITILPGFITAFVSGLIACFLLLKIVQNKELKPFGYYRIIFGALCLAYFLT
- the rarA gene encoding Replication-associated recombination protein A, translating into MSQPKENFFYFPQPNLQPLAFRMRPQKLEDVVGQPHLTEEKGILNRIIKTGTLPSMIFWGPPGSGKTSTALLITKQCGYQMLSISAVASGVKDIKESVRIAEKNLADSKKTVFFIDEIHRFHKGQQSVLLPYVESGVVVLIGSTTENPSFEVIGPLLSRTQVIVFKKISNLELVKLLKTAIESEKGLNIPHLKVEDGVLESIAELADGDARQALNLIEIVVSISQKQNLPITISMVGDILQKQSFLYDKSGEEHYNMLSAFHKSLRGSDPDGAVYWMCRMMEAGEHPHSIFRRLIACASEDIGNADPRALQVAVAAQQAYDFLGEPEGRLSMAQATLYIASAPKSNASYKALHQATADVREHGSLPVPLHLRNAPTQLMKSAGYGKEYKYAHDFPGAFVEQEFLPRELIKRVYYQPSTRGYEKMIRSWLRQLWKSKNYND
- the cloSI_2 gene encoding Clostripain precursor gives rise to the protein MKNKKIDKVVIIFLLLIFVITLTSCLPKYPNDNPSQSPTPRPSPGAYSTAWTIMIYVDGDNDLDPYAIQNINSMELVGSTDKVKIIVQYDSYGYAGARRYYITKDYDQVNINSPIIEDIGEVNMGTGETLVDFIQFCTKNYPAQKYSLILWNHGGGFKRPGSLQKDICWDETSGDDALTIPEVEHALNQSGAYFDLLAMDACLMGMLEVAYEVRNHTEIFVASEDNVPGEGFNYQHFLENLIASPNMGPDSLARIMIDSYISHYPFGTTLTLSAVNSLLLSTLTHEVNNLAMAIIHDNSTSKEVYRNIITRETICFEDVDFIDLDDFALKLLGHPQVLSSQVKYSAQRVLNQVSNAILYNRSQGNNSYWTLNNAQGLSIYLPIFTKYVEKYQNLQFANNTNWDDLIRHLAVGGYR
- a CDS encoding leucine export protein LeuE, with the protein product MDGSLGLISIFGSAFLIGFSGALMPGPMFALVLSGSSRSGFKAGPLTVLGHGILELALVIGLVLGLGSILQNETVFKIIGIVGGGVLVYLGVDMIRSLRQVRIDLKKDGKDPDKSLILHGIITSLSNPYWVMWWATIGMALMLSTSKYRLWGVVVFFIGHILADLVWYSSVSFAVDRGRKFLSQKVYQNIVAVCGVLLIGFGIYFVYGAV
- the glkA_1 gene encoding Glucokinase, whose translation is MIKKAYIGVDLGGTNTKIAIVDDRGSIIDRSMIPTQAMRPAENVVEDIAAEAKRLKKEAELKEFKVYSLGIGIPGLIDWNRGICLLLPNFPNKWKHIPIKEWLEEKLSLPVAVINDVRAITLAEKRFGAGKNVKSLILMAIGTGIGGGVVIDGNLYIGKDGSAGELGHIIVEPGGIKCGCGNRGCLESYASGPSIVAQALRSLVQQNDTIIRDMINGDLNLVTPKIIADAAVAGDEIARDIIKQSGFYIGVALSSTCVVVNPEMIIIGGGVAQAGRLLFESIANSLKENLHMVPVSTIQFTETELGMDAGVIGTATWSKEKLLKGEIE